TTGTTGAAGTAACAGTTAACGGTAACAGGAGTATGATAAAACTGGTATCACGTTAATCGGAATCTGAACAATACCCGCTGAAAAGCTGCCTGAGACCAGGCAGCTTTTTTTATAACTACACCCTGTCGAGGTACTAGCCACGTTAGTGGCGAAATCTTTGTAGTAGTAACCGTTTCCTTTAAACACAAAGCCACGCTAGTGGCGACATCTTAAGATTTCGCCACTAGCGTGGCTTATGAGTTCTAAAATACAGAAATTTCTACAAAGATATCGCCACTCCGTGGCTAGTTGGATAACACCTTCAATTGAAGTATATGTCAAAAAGATAGTTTTTGTAAAAACTAAATTAGCAACCTGAGTTATTAAAATAAATTCGTTACAACCCAATAAAAGAATGCCGAAATAATGGCAGCGGCCGGAATGGTAAGTATCCAGGCAATGACAATGTTATTGGCAATTTTCCATTTTACCGATGAGGCCTTTTTTATAGTGCCTATTCCGAGAATTGAACCGGTTATGGTGTGGGTTGTGCTTACCGGAACACCCAGTGCGGTTGAAACATAGAGTGTAACCGCAGCACCGGTTTCGGCGCAGAATCCGTCAACCGGCCGCATTTTCGATAATTTCTGCCCCATAGTTTTTACAATCCGCCATCCTCCCAGCATAGTTCCCAGAGCAATAGCACCGTGACAGCTTAATACAATCCAGAGTGGAATGTGAAATTCCGGTCCGAGGTATCCTGCGGTAAATAATAAACTGGCAATAATACCCATCGTTTTCTGTGCATCATTACCCCCGTGACCAAGACTGTACATGGCGGCTGACACTAACTGCCCCATTCTGAAAACCTTATCCACCTTAAATGGATTTGTTTTATACAGTATCCTGAAAACCAACCAGGCCAGGATCATACCCAATACAAACCCGGTAACAGGAGCGACAACAATAAAAATAAGGGTTTTCCGTATGCCTGTCCACACAAGGCTTTGCACACCGGCTTTCACCAGTGCCGAACCAATCAAACCGCCAATCAGTGCATGTGAAGAACTTGAAGGCAAGCCGAGCCACCAGGTAATAAGATCCCACAGTATGGCACCCATCAACGCACCAAAAATTACCTGTTTGTCAATTACTGTTACATCAACAATTCCTTTTCCTATCGTTCCGGCTACATGAAGTCCGAAAAACAGGAAAGCAATAAAATTGAAAAAGGCAGCCCATAAGACTGCGAATTTAGGCGAAAGGATACGGGTTGAAACAATGGTGGCAACCGAGTTGGCTGAATCGTGAAACCCGTTTATAAAATCGAAAACCAGCGCCAGGACTATAAGAGAAATTATAAACCAGTCCATTTCTATACCATTTTAATAAGC
The window above is part of the Bacteroidales bacterium genome. Proteins encoded here:
- a CDS encoding inorganic phosphate transporter is translated as MDWFIISLIVLALVFDFINGFHDSANSVATIVSTRILSPKFAVLWAAFFNFIAFLFFGLHVAGTIGKGIVDVTVIDKQVIFGALMGAILWDLITWWLGLPSSSSHALIGGLIGSALVKAGVQSLVWTGIRKTLIFIVVAPVTGFVLGMILAWLVFRILYKTNPFKVDKVFRMGQLVSAAMYSLGHGGNDAQKTMGIIASLLFTAGYLGPEFHIPLWIVLSCHGAIALGTMLGGWRIVKTMGQKLSKMRPVDGFCAETGAAVTLYVSTALGVPVSTTHTITGSILGIGTIKKASSVKWKIANNIVIAWILTIPAAAIISAFFYWVVTNLF